Proteins from a single region of Clupea harengus chromosome 5, Ch_v2.0.2, whole genome shotgun sequence:
- the LOC105912215 gene encoding type-1 angiotensin II receptor-associated protein isoform X1: protein MEIPAINLKAIVLVHWLLTVWGCMAWMPSSYAWGNFTMLAIGVWAIAQRDSIDAVLMFLLGMVVTIVTDIIHFGIFYPVAESLAERNRDTFRFSVGMSILGLLLKPVSCFFVYQMYRERGGDYNVNFGFPTVTRNREAYQSIDQQDQPPTAPANPFNQAEASKPGVRSY, encoded by the exons ATGGAAATCCCAGCTATTAACCTCAAG GCCATCGTACTGGTTCACTGGTTGCTGACAGTCTG GGGTTGTATGGCATGGATGCCATCATCCTATGCTTGGGGAAACTTTACCATGCTGGCTATTGGTGTATGGGCGATCGCTCAGAGAGACTCCATAGATGCTGTGCTAATG tTCCTTCTGGGGATGGTCGTGACCATCGTGACAGACATCATCCACTTCGGAATCTTTTACCCGGTGGCCGAGAGCCTGGCGGAGAGGAACAGGGACACATTTCGCTTCAGTGTGGGCATGTCCATCCTTGGCCTGCTCCTCAAGCCCGTCTCCTGTTTCTTCGTCTACCAGATGTACCGGGAGAGGGGAGGCGACTACAACGTCAACTTCG GGTTCCCAACAGTTACGCGCAACCGAGAGGCCTACCAGTCCATTGACCAGCAAGACCAGCCGCCCACTGCTCCGGCGAACCCCTTCAACCAGGCAGAGGCCAGCAAGCCAGGGGTGCGATCCTACTGA
- the rnf207a gene encoding RING finger protein 207 isoform X2, with product MMSGGIFPACEGLWESDYASCHPMVCHLCHGQYQQPCLLDCYHIFCASCLHGRICDNRLNCPLCGYPTVVKGLNALPPEDRLLKFLVDNSSDSQETVQCANCDMESRIQDAVEMYYCNTCSQPLCAECREITHKAKMFSQHEIVSLVKRAKEGHRKCSLHDEPYIMFSTEKKSMLCINCFRDMQVESRTHCIDIETAYAQGCEILDQAVMAVKELQTSAREAIILLKAMIGEVRSNVEEEESAICCLFKCMQEKLAERKEILLRAAQSQHEEKERAMKEQLSHLAAFLPTLQVHLVACSAFLSSANKFEFLDMGYQLMDRLRKIVKLPHRLRPTQSCKINTDYHAEFARSLEPLLPLGQRRPPSITGGSSICGWLQSPMSMPCGSPSLSDMPLGSSGGRRPASHRYISTKVLLAEGGDTPFAEHCRNYENCYRTLQTEMQKLKDQVQAMHRDLTKHHSIINTDSIEEVLEKSLHVDSQITSQYSSVQTMRALFEEIWEETFQRVTNEQEIYEAQLHDLLQLKQENCYLTTIARQIGPYILSIAKVKERLEPRNQEPKHLEDDRTETMLKIYEDSTTSPESKPHRNQEPKHLEDDRTETMLKIYEDSTTSPESKPHSDTEIQLSDYKWDPDTENHTLILPPEKLKTSDYNWPGKQISQETTNHNEIQL from the exons ATACCCCACGGTGGTGAAGGGCCTAAACGCACTTCCACCTGAGGACCGTCTGCTCAAGTTTCTGGTAGACAACTCGTCTGACAGCCAGGAGACTGTGCAGTGTGCCAACTGTGACATGGAGAGCAGGATACAG GATGCTGTGGAGATGTATTACTGTAACACCTGCAGCCAGCCTCTGTGTGCGGAGTGCAGGGAGATTACCCACAAGGCTAAGATGTTCTCCCAGCACGAGATCGTCTCTCTGGTCAAACGCGCCAAGGAGGGCCACAGAAAGTGCA GTCTCCATGACGAACCCTACATTATGTTCTCCACGGAGAAGAAGTCCATGCTGTGCATCAACTGCTTCAGAGACATGCAGGT AGAGAGCCGGACTCACTGCATTGACATTGAGACGGCCTATGCTCAGGGCTGTGAGATACTCGACCAGGCTGTGATG GCAGTGAAGGAACTGCAGACTTCAGCGCGGGAGGCCATCATCCTGCTAAAAGCCATGATTGGTGAGGTGCGAAGCaacgtggaggaggaggagagcgccATCTGCTGCCTCTTCAAATGCATGCAA GAGAAGctggcagagagaaaggagatccTCCTGAGGGCTGCCcaaag ccagcatgaggagaaggagagagcgatgAAGGAACAGCTCTCACACTTGGCTGCTTTCCTCCCAACTCTCcag GTTCACCTGGTCGCATGTTCTGCTTTCCTCAGTTCAGCCAACAAGTTTGAGTTCCTGGATATGGGCTAT CAGCTGATGGACCGTCTGCGGAAAATAGTGAAGCTGCCCCACAGACTGAGGCCGACACAGAGCTGTAAG ATTAACACAGACTACCATGCAGAGTTTGCCCGCTCCCTGGAGCCCCTGCTGCCGCTGGGTCAGAGAAGACCACCATCCATCACCGGAGGGTCCAGCATCTGCGGCTG GCTCCAGTCCCCCATGTCCATGCCATGCGGCTCCCCGTCCCTCAGTGACATGCCTCTGGGTTCCTCTGGGGGGCGCCGGCCCGCCTCCCACCGCTACATCAGCACCAAGGTCCTTCTGGCCGAGGGGGGAGACACACCCTTCGCCGAGCACTGCCGCAACTATGAGAACTGCTACAGG accctCCAGACAGAGATGCAGAAGCTGAAGGACCAGGTCCAGGCCATGCACAGGGACTTGACCAAGCACCACTCCATCATCAACACCGACAGCATTGAGGAGGTCCTGGAGAAGTCTCTGCACGTAGACAGCCAGATCACCTCCCAGTATTCGTCCGTGCAGACTATGAGAGCCCTGTTTGAAGAG ATATGGGAAGAGACCTTTCAGCGAGTCACGAACGAACAGGAGATTTATGAAG CCCAGCTCCACGACCTGCTGCAGCTAAAACAGGAGAACTGCTATCTGACGACTATTGCCCGTCAGATCGGGCCATACATTTTGTCCATAGCGAAAGTTAAGGAACGACTGGAGCCGAG GAACCAGGAACCTAAACATCTTGAGGATGATCGAACAGAGACCATGCTGAAGATATACGAGGACAGCACCACAAGCCCTGAGTCAAAgccacacag GAACCAGGAACCTAAACATCTTGAGGATGATCGAACAGAGACCATGCTGAAGATATACGAGGACAGCACCACAAGCCCTGAGTCAAAgccacacag TGACACTGAAATCCAGTTGAGTGACTACAAATGGGACCCAGATACAGAAAATCACACCCTGATACTGCCACCTGAGAAGCTTAAAACCAGTGACTACAACTGGCCAGGCAAGCAGATTAGCCAGGAGACAACCAATCACAATGAGATACAACTTTAG
- the LOC105912215 gene encoding type-1 angiotensin II receptor-associated protein isoform X2, with amino-acid sequence MEIPAINLKAIVLVHWLLTVWGCMAWMPSSYAWGNFTMLAIGVWAIAQRDSIDAVLMFLLGMVVTIVTDIIHFGIFYPVAESLAERNRDTFRFSVGMSILGLLLKPVSCFFVYQMYRERGGDYNVNFDLETSVDSRCTSDSADSNFRRY; translated from the exons ATGGAAATCCCAGCTATTAACCTCAAG GCCATCGTACTGGTTCACTGGTTGCTGACAGTCTG GGGTTGTATGGCATGGATGCCATCATCCTATGCTTGGGGAAACTTTACCATGCTGGCTATTGGTGTATGGGCGATCGCTCAGAGAGACTCCATAGATGCTGTGCTAATG tTCCTTCTGGGGATGGTCGTGACCATCGTGACAGACATCATCCACTTCGGAATCTTTTACCCGGTGGCCGAGAGCCTGGCGGAGAGGAACAGGGACACATTTCGCTTCAGTGTGGGCATGTCCATCCTTGGCCTGCTCCTCAAGCCCGTCTCCTGTTTCTTCGTCTACCAGATGTACCGGGAGAGGGGAGGCGACTACAACGTCAACTTCG ATCTGGAGACCTCCGTGGACAGTCGCTGCACCTCGGACAGTGCAGACAGCAATTTTCGTCGCTATTAG